A window of Malania oleifera isolate guangnan ecotype guangnan chromosome 2, ASM2987363v1, whole genome shotgun sequence genomic DNA:
GCATATTAAGGCGCTTTATATCTCTACTAAATGCAAGGATCACGTAGTTTTGAGGGTATTGATTGACAACAGCTTAATTTAATTCCAATGTACACATTACAAAAACTATCAATCGACATTTCGTACATGTAGCAGAGTAATCTGATAGTCAGAGCCTTTGATGGGACTCGCAGAGAGTCCATGGGAATCATTGAGATACCAATGTAGATCGGCCCCATAATTTTTAGTATTACGTTATAGGTCATGGAAATATCACCATCGTATAGTTGCATGTTGGGTAGGCCATGGATACATATGACAGAAGCTGTACCATCTTCATTGCATCAAAAGGTGAAATTTGTGGTGGAGGGAAAACTAGTTTGCATAAATGGAGAGACAAATTTGATGGTGATGAAGCCTTCCTAGACCCCTTATATGGAACACGCCGAAGAGGTGCCTGACGATTTATTCCATTCCTTTGAAGTTGTTAGTATGCCATATGTAGTCGAGGGCTCGCCCATCCCTCGATCTCAAATCTCAGCTGCAGCTAAAATGGTATCGAAAGAAATTATCTGCGCAAAATATAGTCCAGGGAAAGGTTTGGGCAAGATTTTACAAGGGGTCTCGATTCCTATATAGATGCCAAGGAAAGGAGAAGGGTTCGAATTAGGGCATGTTACATGAAGAGcacaaaaaaattattaaaaaaggGAAGGAAAGAAGAATGACATGTCTCTCTAGAcaagatatttattcagaacataTGAAGTTTCCTGTTTTATCTTAAACATTTTAAAGTGGGGGAATAATGGGTCCAAATGACACAACAAAAGCAGGATCTTCATAATAGCTAAGTCAGAAATTTGAATAGTTGATCATCTCCATGGTGGGTTAGTTCGGCACCGAAGAAGGCATGGAAAATTGGGTTTATCCCACCTCGGATGATACAAAACTGAAGAACTGGCATGTGTTTGAGTACCCCAGGGTGGCCAATACAAtgtaattttgaaatgattatgagtttattttggtttttttttaaggGAGCAACACCTCATTAACTCTTCTTGTTTAAgtcattttgattttttttttaagtgcatTTCAGTTACTTCTCATTGCAtctttctttattacttttgccaAATTTTTTCTGGGTTGCTTGCTCTTCATGCAGAGATATAGGAAATGACTTTACTAGTATGAAAGATCCTAAAGTGGAGATTGAATTTGAGAATCTAGTCAATAGGATAGAAatggaggaagaggaagaggaaggtACCCCCtaaaatgatgagaatgatggaattttagaaaaaaCAAATAGTTTCTAGTGAGGATCCAACATTAACAATTAACTTGGGAACCAGATAGGAGCCAAAGCAAGCAAAAATTGGGGCATTATTGTCTGATGAGGAAAATAGTAAAATGGTTGGCCTTTTGtatgaatacattgatgtgtttgCATAGTCATACCAAGACATGCCTAGGTTGAGCACGGATATGGTAACACATAAGATACCCACTTATCTAGACAGTAAACCCGTAAAATAGAAAATGAGAAGAATGAGACCTTAAATGTTGTTGAAAATCAAAGAAGAGGTTGAAAAGCAGGAAGTCTATATAATGAGATGACATCCCAATTATAGCTTGGAAACATCTAGGTGACAAAGTATATGACTAACTAacctattcaacactattataaaaatcaagaaaatgctaGAGGAATGGAAGAAAAGCacattaatatttatatatagaaATAAAGATGATATAAACAACTATAACAACTATTGCAAATAAAACTTATAAGTCATATGATTAAACTTTAGGTAAGGACAAAGACTAAGAATAGAAATGAGAGTCTTGAGGAATCAATTTGATTTTGTCCCTGAGAGATTGCAACAAAAGCTATCTATTTCTAAAAAGGTTAATGGAAAAatttaaggaaaagaaaagggacttacATATGGTTTTTGATGACTTAGAGCAATCTTATAATAGAGCACCTGGAGAAGTGTTTGGTGAGTCCTAGAAAAGAAAGGAGTATGCattaggtatactgatgtcattaaggaatGTATGATAAAGCAGTGACTAGCATTGGGACTATGGGTGGAGAGTTTAGAGAATTTCCAACTGTAGTAGGTGTACATTAAGGTTTTGCTTTAATCCCTTAGCTTTTTGCTtaagtgattgatgaactcactaaGAATATCCAAAAGGAGATCTCATGGCATATGTTATTCATAGATGATATGGTTCTAATTTATGAAAGTAGGAGAAAGTtagaatctaagctagaactctGAAGAATAACCTTAGGATTTGGAGGTTTTAGGATAACTAGAAATAACattaaatatatgaaatgtgattttAGCAAGAGGAATATTGAAAATAAGACTAaaattgataatcaagaaatcaaCAACACTAGTATACTTTGACATTtggaatctattatgcaagtgggaggagaaattgaagagggtgtgatgcataaagttaaaataggttgggtaaaatggggATGTTCTTTGGGCATGTTGTGTGATACTattgaaattaaaaggaaagttcatATAGGACAGTTATAGGACCAACCAtgttatatggattagaatgttaggcaactaagaaacaaaatctaaaagtaaaagttgttgaattGTGAATGCTTTGATGGATTAAGGCTAAAACATTAAAGGATAAATATAATGAATGTAACAAATTCACAACAAACTAAGAATAGTAGTGATAGAAGAGAAGATAAGAGAACAATAACTTAGATGATTAATTTGGGCATTTAAAACAAAGACCAGGAAGTGCATTGGGTAGGAGGAGCAAGCCAGTTATTGTTAATGGTACTAGAAGAGAGGTAGACATAAAATTACTTATAATTAGACAGTGAGGGAGGATTTAACAACTCTTAAATTGGTTAAGGAAACTACCCTTGATCATGTGAATGACCAAatatgattcatataaccgaccctaCTTAGTGAGACTTgaggcttcttgttgttgttattgttgttctTGTATCGACCTCAAGTGAAGATTGACAAATAGAAAGGGACCTCCCTCGAGGCTTCAAAAAATTCAAGGATCTCCCTTAAACTTTGATTTTTGGGACATTTATACCCCTTCTTGGGGCTATCATTTTTCTAAATATCATAAGAGTTTCACATCATTTTTTCAAACCTCGAACGAGGTTTGTGTAATTTTAGAACCTTAGTGGAGGTCCATGTCTGTTTTATAAACCTTAGTAGAGGATAGTGTCCTTTGcactttaaaatttataaaaaaaataaaataaaattgactTATAGTCAACAAGAAGACAAATTTTTGTTTTGGTTTACAAGTACATATTTATGTATGGAAAAACTTATATAACAAGATAATACACACAACTTCTTTGTAATTATTTATATCAATAAAAGaggtcatttttaaaaataagagttaCTGCAATGTAGAATATTAGAAACTAATAATTAATTTCCATCTACGTAATTAACTCAGAGTATAATATGAGAGAATATTATGAAAAAgctatttcattttaaattataaaaattagaattttaataTGACATATAATTTAGACATGGTTTTGActctaaatttcaataaaataattagtaattAGATATAATTATGAGCTAACACATAATGAAGTATAAGTCGGTAGACACCATGTAAAAAATTAGTAGGTCCTTTTACATTAAGTCAAGTTTGTGGAATGATTTGATATTGTGGAAAACCTAACAAATTTTTCGTGACTTCAATCCATAAAACTAAGAATAAACATTATCAAATTGGAAAAATAGGAAGTTGATTGGAGCAAGGTACTTCAATAAAGGGTTTTTGGCGGCAATAATGGAAAAGGGTTTAAACGCTTCCACGTTTGGCAACTTGTATTCACCTCGTGACAGTGATGGCCATGGCAGTCACACCTTATCAACAGCAGGAGGCAGTTATGTGGCAAATGCAAGTATTTTTGGGATAGGCAATGGAACGGCAAAAGGTGGATCACCTAAAGCTCGAGTGGCAGCTTACAGGGTATGTTGGAGTGATTTTGATTGCTTGGATGCTGATATACTAGCAGCCTTCGATGCCGGCATTCATGATGGCGTCGATGTTATGTCGGTGTCACTTGGACTGGAATCTTCTGTGCTCGTGAACGATAGTGTTGCTATTGGATCTTTACATGCCGTGAGTGAGGGCATTGTGGTGGTCTCCGCAGCAGGTAATGATGGACCTGATAATGCGACCGTTTTAAACATTGCTCCTTGGTTGATCACTGTCGGAGCCAGCACTATCGATCGCCACATCTCTTCTTTTGTTGTCCTTTCCAACAACATAGTTTTCCAGGTAATGTTAATCATCGACCCAATATGCTATCATTTGTCAATATACTATTATTTTCTTTCTGTTTTTTTCTTTGCAATTCATTGCGGTCTCTTATGAACTTTTCAATGCACTTATTGGCTTGTTATATAAAAGAACACCTAGACATCACACTTTTACTACCACGAACATAGTACAATATGTACAAAACAAGGGCAAATTAAAGTCCAAAATCTAAAAagtaataaaaacatatttttaaattttttatagaaatttttaaaaattaaaaataaggtggcattttattaattctttaaaattagaaattaaaagaACTTTTTTTATTGTTACCTAGTTTTCTAATACAAATCTTACAAAATTGGAAAAATAAGCTgaatatttttgtaatattttgaaaaattaattataagaaatgaaaagtattttttaTAGATAACAAGCTTTGGAtgtgtctctctctttcattAAATTCATTTAACAATATATATGTtatcatttttgaaaaaaaaaaaattcgtgaATGATTGATGCAAGAAAAGGAAATATATTATGTTCATCTCTTATTCACTAGtaattttttaactttctttatcGATgattaagatttttaaaatatatatatatatatatatatataattatatatgttatTTCTTTTACTAATCTTCAAACCCTTCTGTGCTAAAACTTCTCTCTGCAGTTTCACCTCGTATTCAATCTCAAGTGAATTCACAAATTATATGCATCACAAAACCTAATTTTTGAATGTATATCatatattgatttatatctaAAATAATTAAAGATATGAATTTATTGTGGAAATTCCTTATATTTCCTATTATCCAAACATTAGCCGTTGTACCTTTTCTGCTTAATCCCACCATATATATAACTTACCATAAACTTCCTTAGCTTCTTGTCAAAATTTGTACCATTTTATTCGTGAAAAATTCAATACTTAGGCTTTACAATTTACACCTTGAATTAAACATGTGTTAAGGGATTATCCATGTCAATCTAGTCTCGGCCTACATAAATAGGTGCAAGTTGTGTGTGCACATATCACCGTTTGTGCATATGTTTAATGCCTAAAAATCTTGtctctttgataattttattgtTTGAACTCAAAGTGCTTCATGAATAACAAATATTGTTTGTTTTGAAGGGAAAGAGTGTTACAGATAAATTCTTGCCAAAGAAGTTCTTTCCGCTGACTAGTGCAGCTAAAGCAAATGCTGCTAATGCTTCGGCTAAAGACTCGTAAGGATagacaaaaataaatttattgcaaattttattttataaatgtactcctatttattataaatataggAACTTCATTTGGTTTCATTTTAAACAATAATGGCATTTTATTTTTCCcttctctttgtttttttttttgcttgaatGATGCAGAGCCCTATGCAAGAATGGAACGTTAGATCCCTTGAAGGTCAATGGAACAATCTTGGTTTGTCTTAGAGGAGAAAATGGAAGATTGGACAAGGGTATACAAGCTGCTTTCGCTGGTGCTGTAGGGATGATTCTAGCTAATGATAAGCAGTCTGGTAAAAAAATCGTTGCTGACGCATATTTCATCCCGGCAACACATGTCAACTACACTGATGGTGTTGATATCTTTGCTTACATCAATTCTACCAAGTAAGATAATTTTCTAATACAAAAAATCATGCTTATAAATGAGACCGATGCATTTCTCactctgaaaaataaataatataatgagaaCTGTAAACAATTGAAGGGAAGGGATGGACCTACTGTTTATGTTTAAATTTGGTAGCTCTTTCATTTCTTATGCCAGACATCCTCTTAAAGATTGTGAATAAGATTATACGTCTATGTTAGATGCATTTACATTTCCTTTAGTAATCATGAATTTTGAATAGGTCACCTATGGCTTACATTTCCCGCCCAACTACACAATTAGGCATAAAGCCCGCACCAATTATGGCAATTTTCTCATCTAGGGGACCAAATCCCTTTATGCCAGAAATTCTTAAGGTTTTCTCATAAACTCAACCTCTAATTTTGTGTCctttaaattttcatatgatcACTTTAAGTTAaattatttgagttttattgtgagcttttatactaatttttgtGTTACATCTTGAGCCTGATATCACTGCCCCAGGAGTAGATATAATAGCTGCTTACACTGAAGAACTAGGACCGACAGGTTTTGAGTCGGATACGCGCAGAGTTCAATTTAATACACTGAGCGGGACTTCAATGGCATGCCCTCATGTTTCTGGCATTGCTGGGCTTCTTAAAACCCTCCATCCAAATTGGAGTCCTGCAGCAATTAAATCAGCAATCATGACAACCGGTGAGAAGATCACAAtcacttttaattattttaaatatttaaaagactaaaaataagaaaaattcttggCCATATGATTATATGGTTATTGGCTGGACATCGTAGTCAAATTAGTATTTATGTTTAAATTGCTAAAATTTCACTTTTGTACTTTTTTTTCCGTTCAATTTGCAGCAAAAACGTGGGATAACAATATGGAGCCGATGCTGGATATGGCTGATGACTCAAAGGCAACACCTTTTGCTTATGGAGCAGGACATGTAGATGCAAACAAGGCTATGGATCCTGGGTTGGTTTATGATTTAACCATTAATGATTATTTAAATTTACTTTGCGCCACTGGTAAGAGCCAAGCCTTAACTGCTTCTTTACTAGAGGGTCGCCCTTATGCATGTCCTGATTCCCTTAATCTACTAGACTTCAACTATCCTTCAATCACCATACCTGAACTTCGTGGCACAATCAATGTTAGTAGAACCATTACAAATGTCGGTTCTCCGGCAACTTACATAGCACATCTCCAAAACCCAGGAGGAATTCTTATTAATGTGGTCCCAAAATTGTTGAAGTTCAATCAAATTGGTGAGAAGAAGATCTTTAACCTTACACTGAAGGTTTTGAATGCAGAGGATGGGAAGAAATATTCATttggaaggctaatgtggtgcgATGGTAAGCATACGGTAAGCAGCCCTATTACAGTAAAGACAATTTAACTTGATATTACACTCTTTTTACTACAAGTTAGATCAAAACTTTTGTATCTCGCCAAGGCTTTCAACATAAGGCCTAGCTCACTTAATGTAAAAGAAGTATGAGCattttaactaaaataatattgCACTATCGATAAATGGAAGGAATGAAACATTAGGCTTTGAATTATTGTACTAGTTAATTAATGTTTCATGTATATGCTTATCTGTACGTGGACATGTGTATGTGAAAGTGTGATCCTATACCAATAACATCTTTAGGTATTACCATGACTTTGGTTTTAATACAATTTCCTTGATCCATCTCCTCCTACCCAAGTTTAGTTAACACATAACTTATGTAATAACTTAAATCGGATCATGGTAAATGGCTTGCTCTTGTTTAGTCATGGTATGATTAGCAACAATGGTG
This region includes:
- the LOC131148370 gene encoding subtilisin-like protease SBT5.4; translation: MVMLGSLAVRLVAVVAVAGGSHSAAVLVEDWWLAGVEQGLPIRGGAAAEAMFMARVAGVVASPHIPTSPPAIVQAPHVDPKTSVSIIADASHQSPPSYQPPIASSPASTTNQSSGLFLPCGEAHISKRRLPRSTFLPILLLFFTLLNGITFAAKKSYIVYMGGYSHGHESSLISVNQATKSHYSLLGSLLGSDERAKEAIFYSYTHHINGFAAMLEEEEARKIAKHPKVVSVFPNRARKLHTTRSWRFMQLETDNWMIPSYSAWEIARYGEDTIIGNIDSGVWPESKSFSDEGIGEIPRRWKGFCENENGTTFHCNRKLIGARYFNKGFLAAIMEKGLNASTFGNLYSPRDSDGHGSHTLSTAGGSYVANASIFGIGNGTAKGGSPKARVAAYRVCWSDFDCLDADILAAFDAGIHDGVDVMSVSLGLESSVLVNDSVAIGSLHAVSEGIVVVSAAGNDGPDNATVLNIAPWLITVGASTIDRHISSFVVLSNNIVFQGKSVTDKFLPKKFFPLTSAAKANAANASAKDSALCKNGTLDPLKVNGTILVCLRGENGRLDKGIQAAFAGAVGMILANDKQSGKKIVADAYFIPATHVNYTDGVDIFAYINSTKSPMAYISRPTTQLGIKPAPIMAIFSSRGPNPFMPEILKPDITAPGVDIIAAYTEELGPTGFESDTRRVQFNTLSGTSMACPHVSGIAGLLKTLHPNWSPAAIKSAIMTTAKTWDNNMEPMLDMADDSKATPFAYGAGHVDANKAMDPGLVYDLTINDYLNLLCATGKSQALTASLLEGRPYACPDSLNLLDFNYPSITIPELRGTINVSRTITNVGSPATYIAHLQNPGGILINVVPKLLKFNQIGEKKIFNLTLKVLNAEDGKKYSFGRLMWCDGKHTVSSPITVKTI